Proteins co-encoded in one Candidatus Caldatribacterium sp. genomic window:
- a CDS encoding sugar ABC transporter permease, whose product MSLEIILGLIIAVIIDQRANRFLKYFLRTAYFFPYVISATAVALVWHLLLNPDLGIVNYYLGKLGIGRINWLFSTQWARVSVILVETWKNVGFYVVVFLAGLQSIPQQLYEAAEVDGAGRLQQFFHITLPLLSPTTFFLVVIGLINAFQVFDMPYVLTRGGPGGATRTVVMYIYETGFRFFNMGYAAAVSLSLFAFIAVFTFIQFRMSEKWVFYR is encoded by the coding sequence GTGAGCCTTGAAATTATCTTGGGACTGATTATAGCTGTAATTATTGACCAGAGAGCCAATCGATTTCTTAAATATTTCCTAAGGACCGCCTATTTTTTCCCCTATGTTATCTCTGCTACGGCTGTAGCATTGGTGTGGCATCTTCTTCTAAACCCTGACCTTGGTATTGTCAATTATTATCTTGGGAAGCTTGGAATCGGCCGGATCAACTGGCTTTTCTCTACTCAGTGGGCACGAGTTTCTGTTATTCTCGTTGAAACTTGGAAAAACGTAGGATTTTACGTCGTAGTTTTTTTAGCCGGCCTTCAGAGCATTCCTCAACAGCTTTACGAGGCTGCTGAGGTAGATGGAGCAGGTAGGCTGCAGCAATTCTTTCACATCACCCTTCCTTTGCTTTCGCCCACGACTTTCTTTCTTGTTGTCATTGGCCTTATCAACGCTTTTCAAGTCTTTGATATGCCTTATGTTCTCACCAGGGGGGGACCAGGTGGTGCTACGCGCACGGTTGTCATGTACATTTACGAGACAGGGTTCCGTTTCTTTAATATGGGTTATGCTGCTGCCGTATCTTTATCGCTCTTTGCATTTATAGCTGTGTTCACCTTTATACAGTTTAGGATGAGCGAAAAATGGGTTTTTTACCGTTGA